A single Ghiorsea bivora DNA region contains:
- a CDS encoding DEAD/DEAH box helicase, giving the protein MTETTEINPETPSEITFKDLDLSPEILKSLDDVGYEKPSPIQAEIIPHVSAGRDVLGQAQTGTGKTAAFALPILSKIDMSIKTPQVLVLAPTRELAIQVAEAFQKYAKHMKGFHVLPIYGGSSYDGQLRQLKRGVHVVVGTPGRVMDHMRRKTLKLDNLKTLVLDEADEMLRMGFIDDVEWVLEQTPPTRQIALFSATMPTQIRKITNNYLNKPVHVTIKGKATTAVTIRQRYWMVSGRHKLDALTRILEAETFDGIIIFVRTKTATVELAEKLQARGYSAAALNGDIAQNQREQIVNKLKKGQIDILIGTDVVARGLDVERISHVINYDVPHDTESYVHRIGRTGRAGRSGEAILFVAPREKRMLYAIERATNQRVELYVMPSTEDINNKRIEDFKQKITTTLEANGLELFSKIIEEYEEEHNIPAQEIAAALAKMVQGSEPFLLKDMPKVRAGRDEPRDLRSHGGNREYHDKPLAKGFSRYRLEVGSDLDVRSGNIVGAIANEAGIDSEFINNIVIRDDHSTVDLPEGMPDSIFKTLKKTRIAGKAINLEQVEVEFGGDEPRKRRGNFRGGGRGGDRGGRSGGGRGRPGNNRGSRSGGGERSGGGRGRGAPRRGR; this is encoded by the coding sequence ATGACAGAAACTACAGAAATTAACCCAGAAACACCTTCAGAGATTACCTTCAAGGATTTGGACTTAAGCCCAGAGATTCTAAAATCATTGGACGATGTGGGTTATGAAAAACCATCACCGATTCAAGCAGAAATTATCCCGCATGTGAGTGCGGGTAGAGATGTGTTGGGTCAAGCGCAAACAGGCACGGGTAAAACGGCTGCATTTGCACTACCGATTCTATCTAAAATCGACATGAGCATTAAAACGCCACAAGTGTTGGTGCTTGCACCAACGCGTGAACTTGCAATTCAGGTTGCAGAAGCATTCCAAAAATATGCAAAACATATGAAAGGTTTTCATGTGCTACCGATTTATGGCGGTTCAAGTTATGATGGACAATTACGTCAGTTAAAACGCGGTGTACATGTTGTGGTGGGTACACCAGGGCGCGTGATGGATCATATGCGTCGCAAAACATTGAAGTTGGACAACCTTAAAACACTGGTACTTGATGAAGCAGATGAAATGCTACGCATGGGTTTTATTGATGATGTAGAGTGGGTGCTTGAGCAAACGCCACCAACGCGTCAAATTGCATTGTTCTCTGCAACCATGCCTACCCAAATTCGTAAAATCACCAACAATTACTTGAACAAACCTGTGCACGTTACCATTAAAGGCAAAGCAACCACTGCGGTGACCATTCGTCAGCGTTATTGGATGGTTAGCGGCCGCCATAAGCTGGATGCATTAACCCGCATTTTAGAAGCGGAAACATTTGATGGTATTATCATTTTTGTACGCACCAAAACGGCAACGGTTGAGCTTGCTGAGAAGCTTCAAGCGCGTGGTTATTCTGCGGCAGCACTTAATGGTGATATTGCGCAAAATCAGCGCGAACAAATTGTGAACAAACTGAAAAAAGGTCAAATTGATATTCTGATTGGTACAGACGTTGTAGCGCGTGGCTTGGATGTTGAGCGTATTTCGCATGTGATTAACTATGATGTACCGCATGATACGGAGTCTTATGTTCACCGTATTGGTCGTACAGGTCGTGCGGGTCGTTCGGGTGAAGCGATTTTGTTTGTTGCACCGCGTGAAAAGCGTATGTTGTATGCCATTGAGCGCGCAACCAACCAACGCGTTGAATTGTATGTGATGCCTTCTACAGAAGATATTAACAATAAACGCATTGAAGACTTTAAACAAAAAATCACAACAACCTTGGAAGCCAATGGTTTGGAGTTGTTTTCTAAAATCATTGAAGAATATGAAGAAGAACACAATATTCCAGCCCAAGAAATTGCGGCAGCGTTGGCAAAAATGGTACAAGGTTCTGAGCCTTTCTTGCTGAAAGATATGCCAAAGGTTCGTGCTGGACGCGATGAACCTAGAGACTTGCGTAGCCATGGTGGCAACCGTGAATATCATGATAAACCGTTGGCGAAAGGTTTTAGTCGTTACCGTTTAGAAGTGGGCTCTGATTTGGATGTTCGCTCTGGTAATATCGTGGGTGCGATTGCCAATGAAGCGGGTATTGATAGTGAGTTTATCAATAATATCGTGATTCGTGATGACCATTCAACGGTTGATTTGCCTGAAGGTATGCCCGATTCAATTTTCAAGACACTGAAGAAAACACGTATTGCAGGCAAAGCGATTAATTTGGAACAGGTTGAAGTGGAATTTGGTGGTGATGAGCCGCGTAAACGCCGTGGTAACTTCCGAGGCGGCGGTCGTGGTGGTGATAGAGGCGGACGCAGCGGTGGTGGTAGAGGTC
- a CDS encoding metal ABC transporter permease, whose product MFLLTSLIACMILACVMPFLGRRVLERRIVFVDLALAQFAATGYAIGLASDTSGPLWAGGITVVAVLAFAALPYASKLPKEAVMGAMYAVAAAAGMVVLTQLPHAEGHMTDLMFGSLLGASYFDLAVLAALGLLAIIMLRFAGNDTYIQRVMFYMALALAVVPAIHAVGIVLVFGMLLLPALAAWQGENNGPVWQALLVGMFGAVAGVMAAEFLDLPPSSSVVLALFICGAPMFIWNISKQK is encoded by the coding sequence ATGTTTTTATTAACCAGTTTAATAGCCTGTATGATTCTGGCATGTGTAATGCCTTTTTTAGGAAGGCGCGTGCTGGAGCGACGCATTGTATTTGTCGATTTGGCACTGGCACAATTTGCAGCAACGGGTTATGCCATTGGCTTGGCTTCGGATACCTCTGGTCCATTATGGGCAGGCGGTATTACGGTGGTCGCTGTGCTGGCTTTTGCAGCATTACCCTATGCTTCCAAGCTACCCAAGGAAGCTGTGATGGGAGCGATGTACGCGGTGGCAGCCGCAGCGGGAATGGTTGTTCTAACGCAATTGCCACATGCTGAAGGGCATATGACAGACTTGATGTTTGGGTCATTGCTTGGGGCAAGTTATTTCGACCTTGCTGTATTGGCTGCTTTGGGACTACTTGCGATTATTATGCTTCGTTTTGCTGGAAATGATACCTATATACAACGTGTCATGTTTTATATGGCATTGGCACTAGCCGTTGTGCCCGCTATTCATGCTGTTGGTATTGTGCTGGTGTTTGGTATGTTGCTGCTTCCTGCTTTGGCAGCGTGGCAGGGAGAGAATAATGGCCCAGTATGGCAGGCTTTACTCGTAGGAATGTTTGGGGCGGTGGCGGGAGTTATGGCTGCTGAATTTCTTGATCTTCCACCTTCATCCAGTGTTGTCTTAGCCCTATTTATATGTGGTGCACCTATGTTTATTTGGAATATTAGCAAACAAAAGTGA
- a CDS encoding metal ABC transporter substrate-binding protein, which yields MKYLQKLLILTITLILAQTTAMAGDLRIVASLPALGQIAQGVAGDFAEVKVLAHVGQDPHFVPPKPTLARHLARADLLIAAGLGLEIGWLPPLVDASRNDNIRQGSQGYLDGRSILTKVLGKPHGKITRELGDIHPEGNPHWWMDPLNGVRLAEIIAERLSKLDPTHAEVYRKRASKFTEQIKQRMPQWKISFQELSPLVAYHNSYLYLTRRFGLQVIDYVEPKPGIEPSTFHLDALVSNVQQNDVQGVWLEPYHDGPIARKLCELTHTSCRLMPDAVKGEGFEAYISMFDLLASGGE from the coding sequence ATGAAGTATTTACAAAAATTATTGATATTAACTATTACACTTATACTTGCACAAACAACTGCGATGGCAGGTGATTTACGCATTGTCGCTAGCTTACCTGCCTTGGGTCAAATAGCTCAGGGGGTAGCGGGTGATTTTGCTGAGGTGAAGGTGTTGGCGCATGTTGGACAAGACCCACATTTTGTTCCCCCTAAGCCAACTTTAGCCCGCCATCTTGCGCGTGCTGACTTGTTGATTGCAGCTGGTCTTGGTCTAGAAATAGGTTGGTTACCACCTTTGGTTGATGCATCGCGCAACGATAATATTCGACAAGGTAGCCAAGGATATTTGGATGGTAGGAGTATACTCACAAAGGTGCTTGGTAAACCCCATGGTAAAATTACGAGGGAGTTGGGTGATATTCACCCAGAAGGAAACCCACATTGGTGGATGGATCCACTTAATGGGGTGAGACTTGCTGAGATTATTGCGGAACGGTTATCAAAACTTGACCCAACACACGCTGAGGTTTATCGCAAACGTGCGTCAAAATTTACAGAACAAATCAAACAACGTATGCCTCAATGGAAAATATCTTTTCAGGAGCTCAGTCCATTGGTTGCGTATCACAATTCTTACTTATATCTCACGCGACGCTTTGGGCTACAAGTGATAGATTATGTTGAGCCTAAACCAGGTATCGAACCTTCCACATTCCACTTGGATGCACTGGTGTCAAATGTTCAACAAAATGATGTGCAGGGTGTATGGCTTGAACCTTATCATGATGGCCCAATTGCCAGAAAATTGTGCGAACTAACCCATACTTCATGTCGTTTGATGCCTGATGCAGTCAAAGGAGAAGGTTTTGAGGCTTATATAAGCATGTTTGATTTACTTGCTTCTGGAGGGGAATAA